A genome region from Gemmatimonadales bacterium includes the following:
- a CDS encoding prolyl oligopeptidase family serine peptidase yields the protein MRVPRSSRPAAALLLALIPRLLAAQAGPPATPVRTVTDTMFDTTVTDPYRWLENLKDTAVVQWLHAQTDYARRVLEAIPGRAALAARVHALSNAGSSVGGVQFGGARIFYLKRLPGEDQQKLYVRDRLDGPERLLVDPEKLRAPGGPPWAINYFAPSWDGRYVAYGVSPGGSENAILRVLDLATGRTLPDSIDRTDVGAVGWRPDGRSFFYNRLQKLGPDEPIAHKYKNSRALLHVLGRADSLDVPVVGIGVSPGVKPGEDDFPVVLTFPGSAWAVTVLGHGVLNEVTAYVAPLAEVRDGTARWRPLVDVPDSVTGLDVHGDDAFLLSHDHAPRFKVLRTSLRRPDLAHAATVVPQSDAVVRSVGAARDALYVQTLDGGLGRVWRLAYGARTAAPVRLPFDGSVGGLVTMQRRAGTIVALSSWTHSTLWYRFDPATGRMTDTRLKEPSTADFSAIASEEVRVPSWDGTLVPLSIVHRKDAARDGSNPTLLDGYGSYGISYDPYFSPTLLAWLEHGGVFAVCHDRGGGEFGEAWHQAGRGPRKSNTWRDFIACAEYLVKQGWTSPAKLAGTGTSAGGIQIGMAVNERPELFRAAVPRVGATNPVRDMLVGVGGPANRPEFGDPTTPVGFHELLAMDAYHHVRAGTAYPAMLLTAGMNDPRVDTWIPAKFAARLQAATSSGRPVLLRVEMEGGHGVGSTYSQAEAETTDTYAFLLWQLGVEGFQPAGP from the coding sequence ATGCGAGTCCCCCGCTCGTCGCGCCCGGCCGCCGCCCTGCTCCTGGCCCTGATCCCCCGCCTCCTCGCCGCGCAGGCGGGCCCGCCGGCAACGCCGGTGCGGACGGTGACGGACACGATGTTCGACACCACGGTCACCGATCCCTACCGCTGGCTCGAGAACCTCAAGGACACGGCGGTGGTGCAGTGGCTGCACGCGCAGACCGACTACGCGCGCCGGGTGCTCGAGGCCATCCCCGGCCGGGCCGCGCTCGCCGCCCGGGTACACGCGCTGTCGAACGCCGGCTCCTCGGTCGGCGGCGTGCAGTTCGGCGGCGCGCGGATCTTCTACCTCAAGCGGCTCCCGGGCGAGGACCAGCAGAAGCTCTACGTGCGCGACCGCCTCGACGGCCCGGAGCGGCTGCTGGTGGATCCCGAGAAGCTCCGCGCGCCGGGCGGCCCGCCGTGGGCCATCAACTACTTCGCGCCGTCGTGGGACGGCCGCTACGTGGCCTACGGCGTCTCGCCCGGCGGCTCCGAGAACGCCATCCTGCGCGTCCTGGACCTCGCCACCGGCCGCACCCTCCCCGATTCCATCGACCGGACCGACGTCGGCGCCGTGGGCTGGCGCCCCGACGGCCGGTCGTTCTTCTACAACCGGCTCCAGAAGCTCGGGCCGGACGAGCCCATCGCCCACAAGTACAAGAACAGCCGCGCCCTGCTCCACGTGCTCGGCCGCGCGGACTCGCTCGACGTCCCGGTGGTCGGCATCGGCGTCTCGCCGGGCGTGAAGCCGGGCGAGGACGACTTCCCGGTGGTGCTCACCTTCCCGGGATCCGCCTGGGCCGTCACGGTGCTCGGCCACGGCGTCCTCAACGAGGTCACCGCCTACGTGGCGCCGCTCGCCGAGGTGCGGGACGGCACGGCCCGCTGGCGGCCGCTGGTGGACGTCCCCGACAGCGTGACCGGCCTCGACGTCCACGGCGACGACGCGTTCCTGCTCTCGCACGACCACGCGCCGCGCTTCAAGGTGCTCCGCACCAGCCTCCGCCGCCCCGACCTCGCGCACGCCGCGACGGTCGTCCCGCAGAGCGACGCGGTGGTGCGCAGCGTCGGCGCCGCGAGGGACGCGCTCTACGTCCAGACCCTGGACGGCGGCCTGGGCCGGGTGTGGCGGCTCGCGTACGGGGCCCGCACGGCGGCGCCGGTGCGGCTCCCGTTCGACGGCTCCGTCGGCGGCCTGGTGACGATGCAGCGGCGCGCGGGGACGATCGTCGCGCTGTCGTCGTGGACGCACTCCACCCTGTGGTACCGCTTCGACCCCGCCACCGGCCGGATGACCGACACCAGGCTCAAGGAGCCCTCGACGGCCGACTTCTCCGCCATCGCCTCCGAAGAGGTGCGCGTGCCGAGCTGGGACGGGACGCTGGTGCCGCTGTCGATCGTGCACCGGAAGGACGCGGCCCGCGACGGCTCCAACCCGACGCTGCTCGACGGCTACGGCTCGTACGGCATCAGCTACGATCCGTACTTCAGTCCGACCCTGCTCGCCTGGCTCGAGCACGGCGGCGTGTTCGCGGTGTGCCACGACCGCGGCGGCGGCGAGTTCGGCGAGGCGTGGCACCAGGCCGGCCGCGGCCCCAGGAAGTCGAACACCTGGCGCGACTTCATCGCCTGCGCCGAATACCTGGTCAAGCAGGGATGGACCTCGCCGGCGAAGCTCGCGGGCACCGGCACCAGCGCCGGCGGCATCCAGATCGGGATGGCGGTGAACGAGCGGCCGGAGCTGTTCCGCGCCGCGGTGCCGAGGGTCGGCGCCACGAACCCGGTGCGCGACATGCTGGTGGGCGTGGGCGGCCCCGCCAACCGGCCCGAGTTCGGCGACCCGACCACACCGGTGGGCTTCCACGAGCTGCTGGCGATGGACGCGTACCACCACGTGCGCGCGGGCACCGCGTACCCGGCGATGCTCCTGACCGCGGGGATGAACGACCCGCGCGTGGACACCTGGATCCCGGCCAAGTTCGCCGCGCGGCTCCAGGCGGCGACGTCGAGCGGCCGGCCGGTGCTGCTCAGGGTGGAGATGGAGGGCGGGCACGGGGTCGGCTCGACCTACAGCCAGGCGGAGGCGGAGACGACCGACACCTACGCCTTCCTGCTGTGGCAGCTCGGCGTGGAGGGATTCCAGCCCGCGGGGCCGTGA
- a CDS encoding efflux RND transporter permease subunit has protein sequence MNFTGLFIRRPIMTTLVMVGVLFFGLVTYRRLPVSDLPNVDFPTITVTAALPGASPQTMAATVATPLEKQFSTIAGIDNMTSTSSLGQTQIVIQFSLDRDVDAAAQDVQAAITQTLRGLPQGITPPSYQKTNPADAPIVTLALTSDVLPLSALDEFGETTIAQRLSMVGGVAQVLVFGAQKYAVRIQLDPSQLASRNLALEDVVAAVSSQNVNLPTGVLWGPRTALTVQATGQLGDAGAFNDLVVAYRNGGPVYLRELGRVTDDVQNNKTASWYNGARAIVLEIQRQPGTNTVAVASRIRAALLKVQREIPPTVRVQTLFDRSITIQASVHDVTFTLELTLALVVMVIFLFLRNLSATVIPSLALPMSIIGTFSIMYLLGYSLDNLSLMALTLAVGFVVDDAIVMLENIVRHLEMGKPRLQAAIDGAAEVGFTIVSMTLSLSAVFIPILFMGGIIGKLFHEFAVTIGVSILVSGFVSLTLTPMLCSRFLRSDHGRNHGRLYAVSERIYDRSVGAYTRSLAWVMAHRFGALMFSLVTLVATAWLFWVIPKGLFPTDDTGQLLATTEAAEGVSFDALSERQQEVAALVAKDPDVLAVTSAVGSTAAANQGLLTIDLKPISQRSRSADQIGRDLAVATQAVPDVTVYVENPPAISIGGLASKSLYQFTLQTGDITVLDSAARALEARLRQLPMLTDVTSDLLIANPQVTVDIDREHAGQLGVSATEIENTLYDAFGQRQVSTIYTPTNEYWVVMELLPQFQRDVASLGSLWVRSANGPTVPLSAVAAFRAGVGPVTVNHAGQLPSVTVSFNLAAGVSLGTALNAVQSAAHAALPTSVTAAFSGTAQAFLGTQQGLALLLVLAVFVIYVILGVLYESFIHPVTILTGLPFAAFGALVTLLLWGLDLDVYGFVGIIMLIGIVEKNAIMMIDFALEAQRGGGTSPEQAILEAARVRFRPIMMTTLSALMAAIPIAVGWGAGAATRRPLGVAVVGGLAFSQLVTLYVTPVFYTYLDELQSWFGRLREAKSGVMAGDSVPQAASD, from the coding sequence ATGAACTTCACCGGCCTGTTCATCCGCCGCCCGATCATGACCACGCTGGTCATGGTCGGGGTGCTGTTCTTCGGTCTCGTCACCTACCGGCGGCTGCCGGTGAGCGACCTGCCCAACGTGGACTTCCCCACCATCACCGTCACCGCGGCGCTGCCGGGGGCGAGCCCGCAGACGATGGCGGCCACGGTGGCCACGCCGCTGGAGAAGCAGTTCTCGACCATCGCCGGCATCGACAACATGACCTCCACGTCGAGCCTGGGGCAGACGCAGATCGTCATCCAGTTCTCGCTGGACCGCGACGTGGACGCCGCGGCGCAGGACGTGCAAGCCGCCATCACGCAGACGCTGCGCGGCCTTCCGCAGGGCATCACCCCGCCCTCGTACCAGAAGACCAACCCGGCCGATGCGCCGATCGTGACGCTGGCCCTCACGTCCGACGTCCTCCCGCTCTCGGCGCTCGACGAGTTCGGCGAGACCACCATCGCGCAGCGGCTCTCGATGGTCGGCGGCGTCGCGCAGGTGCTGGTGTTCGGCGCGCAGAAGTACGCCGTGCGCATCCAGCTCGACCCCTCGCAGCTGGCCTCGCGCAACCTCGCGCTCGAGGACGTGGTGGCCGCCGTCAGCAGCCAGAACGTGAACCTGCCGACCGGCGTGCTGTGGGGACCCCGGACGGCCCTCACCGTCCAGGCCACCGGCCAGCTGGGCGATGCCGGCGCGTTCAACGACCTGGTGGTGGCCTACCGGAACGGCGGCCCGGTGTACCTGCGTGAGCTGGGCCGCGTCACCGACGACGTCCAGAACAACAAGACCGCGAGCTGGTACAACGGCGCGCGGGCCATCGTGCTGGAGATCCAGCGCCAGCCGGGGACCAACACCGTCGCGGTGGCGAGCCGCATCCGCGCCGCGCTCCTCAAGGTCCAGCGCGAGATCCCGCCCACCGTCCGCGTCCAGACGCTGTTCGACCGCTCCATCACCATTCAGGCGTCGGTGCACGACGTGACGTTCACCCTGGAGCTCACGCTCGCGCTCGTCGTGATGGTGATCTTCCTGTTCCTGCGGAATCTGTCGGCCACGGTCATTCCCAGCCTCGCCCTCCCGATGTCCATCATCGGGACGTTCTCGATCATGTACCTGCTCGGCTACAGCCTGGACAACCTCTCCCTCATGGCCCTCACGCTGGCCGTGGGGTTCGTGGTGGACGACGCGATCGTCATGCTCGAGAACATCGTGCGCCACCTGGAGATGGGGAAACCGCGGCTCCAGGCCGCGATCGACGGCGCCGCCGAGGTGGGCTTCACCATCGTGTCCATGACGCTGTCGCTGTCGGCGGTGTTCATCCCGATCCTGTTCATGGGCGGGATCATCGGCAAGCTGTTCCACGAGTTCGCGGTCACGATCGGCGTCTCCATCCTGGTGTCCGGGTTCGTGTCGCTGACCCTCACCCCCATGCTGTGCAGCCGCTTCCTGCGCTCGGACCACGGCCGGAACCACGGCCGGCTGTACGCGGTGAGCGAGCGCATCTACGACCGCTCGGTCGGCGCCTACACGCGCAGCCTGGCCTGGGTCATGGCGCACCGGTTCGGCGCGCTGATGTTCTCGCTGGTCACGCTGGTGGCCACGGCGTGGCTGTTCTGGGTGATCCCGAAGGGGCTGTTCCCGACCGACGACACCGGCCAGCTGCTGGCCACCACCGAGGCGGCCGAAGGCGTGTCGTTCGACGCGCTGTCCGAGCGGCAGCAGGAGGTCGCCGCCCTGGTGGCGAAGGATCCCGACGTGCTGGCCGTCACGTCGGCCGTGGGGTCCACCGCCGCAGCCAACCAGGGACTGCTCACGATCGACCTCAAGCCGATCTCGCAGCGCAGCCGCAGCGCCGACCAGATCGGGCGCGACCTCGCGGTGGCGACGCAAGCCGTGCCGGACGTCACGGTCTACGTCGAGAACCCGCCTGCGATCTCGATCGGAGGCCTGGCCTCCAAGAGCCTGTACCAGTTCACGCTCCAGACGGGCGACATCACCGTGCTGGACTCCGCCGCGCGCGCGCTCGAGGCCCGGTTGCGGCAGCTGCCGATGCTCACCGACGTCACGAGCGACCTGCTGATCGCCAATCCGCAGGTGACCGTGGACATCGACCGCGAGCACGCCGGACAGCTCGGCGTCTCGGCCACCGAGATCGAGAACACGCTGTACGACGCCTTCGGCCAGCGGCAGGTGTCCACGATCTACACCCCGACCAACGAATACTGGGTCGTGATGGAGCTGCTGCCGCAGTTCCAGCGCGACGTGGCGTCGCTGGGCTCGCTGTGGGTGCGGTCGGCCAACGGGCCCACGGTCCCGCTCAGCGCCGTCGCCGCGTTCCGCGCCGGCGTCGGCCCCGTCACGGTCAACCACGCGGGGCAGCTGCCGTCGGTCACGGTCTCGTTCAACCTCGCCGCGGGGGTGTCGCTCGGCACCGCGCTCAATGCCGTCCAGTCGGCGGCGCACGCGGCGCTGCCGACCTCCGTGACGGCCGCCTTCTCGGGGACGGCCCAGGCGTTCCTCGGCACCCAGCAGGGCCTCGCGCTGCTGCTGGTGCTGGCGGTGTTCGTGATCTACGTGATCCTGGGGGTGTTGTACGAGAGCTTCATCCACCCGGTCACCATTCTGACCGGGCTGCCGTTCGCCGCCTTCGGCGCGCTGGTGACGCTGCTGCTGTGGGGGCTCGACCTGGACGTGTACGGCTTCGTGGGGATCATCATGCTCATCGGCATCGTGGAGAAGAACGCCATCATGATGATCGACTTCGCGCTCGAGGCGCAGCGCGGGGGCGGCACCTCGCCGGAGCAGGCGATTCTCGAGGCGGCGCGGGTGCGCTTCCGCCCCATCATGATGACGACGCTGTCGGCGCTGATGGCGGCGATCCCGATCGCGGTGGGCTGGGGGGCGGGCGCCGCGACGCGGCGGCCGCTGGGCGTGGCTGTGGTGGGCGGGCTCGCGTTCTCGCAGCTCGTGACGCTGTACGTCACCCCGGTGTTCTACACCTACCTGGACGAGCTGCAAAGCTGGTTCGGCCGGCTGCGGGAGGCGAAGTCCGGTGTCATGGCCGGGGATTCGGTGCCGCAGGCGGCGAGCGACTGA
- a CDS encoding AAA family ATPase, with translation MTNEPAGPPPNDARLTLTTLGAWSLTYSSSGQPLTTLLGPGKPLALLVYLALAPGRTVRREHLLDLLWADVEPDAASHSMRQTIWLIRRRLGREVLKVAGDTVLLAATVETDRDAFLAAVQAQHVEAAFALYRGEFLPSFAAPGGAEFERWADLERDRLRAQFVHAAQTLVRHKLAAGQSRDALACARRARDADRSIEASWRLVLEACVSANDALGAALEADQLEWFFAAESREPEPATRALLRAVRHAPEGEEEAGGRSLVAELVGREREFAAILAAWAGARRSPGRHLRVTGGPGLGKTRLLHDILARLRATGARALYVRANPGARHVAYAFVSDLATQVAALPGAIGISPGSAATLVGLNPALASRFAAAAERADGDEMLRHRTSALVELLSAAAAESPVALLLDDVHWADGASRQVLRGVLPKLEGFPALVVSASRPGAGDDLAAPGDDQVALQPLTESESTALLASLASIPNEPWWGEFCVALHAGSRGVPLLALEMLQLAMERGHLVRDEAGWRCTDREALLGQVSAGGPLRHRIAQLGREEGRLLLLLALAGTPLGVGSLAAAAGRGAEDVDEDVNHLEQRGLLARVGGEWEPAHDEISRLVEEQSAPDAAREAHAALGTLFARQAAENPQVLPRCAQHLLAGGREPAVGDVLRRWVAQARRSGDRRSLRSLAAELMGEGARPGAAGRLVRRLPAHVRLGLDTPRRIASAAALTLLVAAGATALALRTAREPDAVLVVLRPAGADSATPVGIPLYRDAPASGALDVRRPPRTVTVLPKRVAMLRSSYEPQPGGDQWLFVRTAPDSGGEDVFLLRPDGTERRLTASRGDDLGPHWSPDGARIAFSTDRWSTESHSNVAVMDLATGRVQRLTSGEARDVYPVWSPDGTRIAFVRTYYSDRASEVCWVAADGSATRCFATPGFGPHKVSGWRDADSLVVEGEADDGSGLTAMLDLVSGHRSGERRAQWSWLSADGRWLLCACSGGRSDQAALRLIPLERPERASLIEPDSLTDEQSLVIRIPAGRTRPFLSRLVIRAPADGTVPLGAPYRLLASGLDSRGDPAPDIPVLTWRSADPTVATVDTLGVVHPVRTGDVTITASAGGWRKASTQLRVRVQAAAVVMAEDWSRGLDQGWRPFGDPLPLEVVGPGGTEALWHHGDSSFASGVYSRRSFDGPAGLAVELRLSTPVDRLTWQNVNVDLEAAVDSAALERWDHRTGAPPDHLDVHHSCGTGFPGGEGARNLGTVTVTAATSRRVAVEPALRSGRWWTLRLQIFPDGRCGVAVNGRARAILPEPLRLERPFLLFLQGYSYHTRMLVGPLTVWEGVPGGVDWERAGRAEPGSVARAGRGGRNRPAPSR, from the coding sequence ATGACGAACGAGCCGGCCGGCCCTCCTCCGAATGACGCTCGACTGACGCTCACCACGCTGGGCGCCTGGTCGCTCACGTATTCGTCGTCGGGACAACCACTTACAACCCTGCTCGGGCCCGGCAAGCCGCTGGCGCTGCTGGTCTACCTGGCGCTCGCCCCCGGGCGCACCGTCCGGCGGGAACACCTGCTCGACCTGCTGTGGGCCGACGTGGAGCCGGACGCCGCCTCGCACTCGATGCGCCAGACCATCTGGCTCATCCGCCGCCGCCTCGGCCGCGAGGTGCTCAAGGTCGCCGGCGACACCGTCCTGCTCGCCGCGACCGTGGAGACCGACCGCGACGCCTTCCTGGCCGCCGTCCAGGCGCAGCACGTCGAGGCCGCCTTCGCCCTCTACCGCGGGGAGTTCCTGCCGTCGTTCGCCGCGCCCGGCGGCGCCGAGTTCGAGCGGTGGGCGGACCTCGAGCGCGACCGCCTCCGCGCGCAGTTCGTCCATGCCGCGCAGACGCTGGTCCGGCACAAGCTCGCCGCCGGCCAGTCGCGCGACGCCCTCGCCTGCGCGCGGCGGGCGCGCGACGCCGACCGCTCGATCGAGGCCAGCTGGCGGCTGGTGCTGGAGGCCTGCGTGTCGGCCAACGACGCGCTCGGCGCGGCGCTCGAGGCCGACCAGCTCGAGTGGTTCTTCGCCGCCGAGTCGCGGGAGCCCGAGCCGGCCACCCGCGCCCTGCTGCGCGCCGTGCGGCACGCGCCGGAGGGCGAGGAGGAAGCGGGCGGCCGGTCGCTGGTGGCCGAGCTGGTGGGCCGGGAGCGCGAGTTCGCCGCGATCCTGGCCGCGTGGGCGGGCGCGCGGCGCTCGCCGGGCCGCCACCTGCGGGTGACCGGCGGCCCCGGCCTCGGCAAGACGCGGCTGCTGCACGACATCCTGGCCCGGCTGCGCGCGACCGGCGCCCGGGCGCTGTACGTGCGCGCCAACCCGGGGGCGCGCCACGTCGCTTACGCGTTCGTCAGCGACCTCGCCACCCAGGTGGCGGCCCTGCCCGGTGCCATCGGCATCTCGCCCGGCAGCGCCGCCACCCTGGTCGGCCTGAATCCGGCGCTCGCGTCGCGGTTCGCCGCCGCGGCGGAGCGGGCGGACGGCGACGAGATGCTCCGCCACCGCACCTCCGCCCTGGTGGAGCTGCTCTCGGCCGCGGCCGCCGAGAGCCCGGTCGCGCTGCTGCTCGACGACGTGCACTGGGCCGACGGTGCCTCGCGACAGGTGCTGCGCGGCGTGCTGCCGAAGCTCGAAGGGTTCCCCGCGCTGGTCGTGAGCGCCTCCCGCCCGGGCGCGGGCGACGACCTCGCGGCGCCCGGCGACGACCAGGTGGCGCTCCAGCCCCTGACCGAGAGCGAGAGCACGGCGCTGCTGGCCAGCCTGGCGAGCATCCCGAACGAGCCATGGTGGGGCGAGTTCTGCGTCGCCCTCCACGCCGGCAGCCGCGGCGTGCCGCTGCTCGCGCTCGAGATGCTCCAGCTCGCGATGGAGCGCGGGCACCTGGTGCGGGACGAGGCCGGCTGGCGCTGCACCGACCGCGAGGCCCTCCTCGGGCAGGTGAGCGCGGGCGGCCCGCTGCGCCATCGCATCGCGCAGCTCGGACGCGAGGAGGGCCGGCTGCTGCTCCTGCTGGCGCTGGCCGGGACGCCGCTGGGCGTCGGGTCGCTCGCCGCCGCTGCCGGGCGCGGCGCCGAGGACGTGGACGAGGACGTCAACCACCTCGAGCAGCGCGGCCTGCTGGCCCGCGTGGGCGGCGAGTGGGAGCCGGCCCACGACGAGATCTCGCGCCTGGTGGAGGAGCAGTCGGCGCCGGATGCCGCGCGCGAGGCGCACGCCGCGCTCGGCACGCTGTTCGCCCGGCAGGCCGCCGAGAACCCCCAGGTCCTGCCGCGCTGCGCGCAGCACCTGCTCGCCGGCGGACGGGAGCCGGCGGTGGGCGACGTGCTGCGCCGCTGGGTGGCCCAGGCCCGGCGCAGCGGCGATCGCCGCTCGCTGCGCAGCCTCGCCGCCGAGCTGATGGGCGAGGGCGCCCGGCCGGGGGCCGCCGGGCGCCTGGTGCGGCGCCTGCCCGCGCACGTGCGCCTCGGACTCGACACGCCGCGCCGCATCGCGTCGGCGGCCGCCCTCACGCTGCTCGTGGCGGCGGGCGCCACCGCGCTGGCGCTGCGGACCGCGCGCGAGCCGGACGCCGTCCTGGTCGTGCTCCGGCCCGCCGGCGCGGACAGCGCCACGCCGGTCGGCATCCCGCTGTACCGCGACGCGCCCGCGAGCGGTGCGCTCGACGTCCGCCGGCCGCCGCGCACCGTCACGGTCCTGCCGAAGCGGGTCGCGATGCTGCGCAGCTCCTACGAGCCGCAGCCCGGCGGCGACCAGTGGCTGTTCGTCCGGACCGCGCCCGATTCGGGCGGCGAGGACGTGTTCCTGCTCCGCCCGGACGGCACCGAGCGCCGGCTCACGGCGTCGCGCGGCGACGACCTCGGCCCGCACTGGTCCCCGGACGGCGCCCGGATCGCGTTCTCCACCGACCGCTGGAGCACCGAGAGCCACAGCAACGTCGCGGTCATGGACCTCGCCACCGGCCGGGTGCAGCGCCTCACGTCGGGGGAGGCGCGCGACGTGTATCCGGTGTGGTCGCCGGACGGCACGCGGATCGCGTTCGTCCGCACCTACTACAGCGACCGCGCGAGCGAGGTGTGCTGGGTCGCCGCCGACGGCTCCGCGACGCGCTGCTTCGCGACCCCGGGCTTCGGCCCGCACAAGGTGTCGGGGTGGCGCGACGCCGACAGCCTGGTCGTCGAGGGCGAGGCGGACGACGGCTCCGGACTCACGGCGATGCTGGATCTCGTCTCCGGGCACCGGTCCGGCGAACGGCGCGCGCAGTGGTCGTGGCTCAGCGCGGACGGCCGCTGGCTCCTGTGCGCGTGCAGCGGAGGCCGGTCGGATCAGGCGGCGCTGCGTCTGATCCCGCTGGAGCGCCCGGAGCGCGCGAGCCTCATCGAGCCCGACAGCCTGACGGACGAGCAGTCGCTGGTGATCCGGATCCCGGCCGGCCGGACGCGCCCGTTCCTCAGCCGCCTCGTGATCCGGGCGCCGGCCGACGGCACCGTGCCGCTCGGCGCTCCCTACCGCCTCCTGGCCTCGGGCCTCGACTCGCGCGGGGACCCGGCGCCCGACATCCCGGTGCTGACGTGGCGGAGCGCCGATCCGACGGTGGCGACCGTGGACACGCTGGGCGTGGTCCACCCCGTGCGGACCGGCGACGTCACGATCACCGCCTCGGCCGGCGGCTGGCGCAAGGCGAGCACGCAGCTCCGGGTGCGCGTGCAAGCGGCAGCCGTGGTGATGGCGGAGGACTGGAGCCGCGGCCTGGACCAGGGGTGGCGGCCGTTCGGCGATCCGCTGCCGCTCGAGGTCGTGGGTCCCGGCGGCACCGAAGCCCTCTGGCACCACGGCGACAGCAGCTTCGCCTCGGGGGTCTACAGCCGGCGGTCGTTCGACGGCCCGGCCGGACTGGCCGTCGAGCTGCGCCTCTCGACGCCGGTGGACCGTCTCACCTGGCAGAACGTGAACGTCGATCTCGAGGCCGCCGTGGACTCGGCGGCGCTGGAGCGGTGGGACCACCGCACCGGGGCGCCGCCCGATCACCTGGACGTCCACCACTCCTGCGGAACGGGCTTCCCCGGCGGCGAGGGTGCGCGGAACCTCGGCACCGTGACGGTCACCGCGGCGACCTCGCGCCGCGTCGCCGTGGAGCCCGCGCTGCGCTCCGGCCGCTGGTGGACGCTGCGGCTGCAGATCTTCCCGGACGGGCGATGCGGCGTGGCCGTGAATGGCCGCGCGCGCGCCATCCTGCCGGAGCCCCTCCGCCTCGAGCGGCCGTTCCTCCTGTTTCTCCAGGGCTACTCGTACCACACCCGCATGCTGGTCGGGCCGCTGACGGTGTGGGAGGGCGTGCCGGGCGGGGTGGACTGGGAGCGGGCGGGCCGCGCGGAGCCGGGGAGCGTCGCGCGTGCGGGCCGGGGCGGCCGCAACCGCCCGGCCCCGAGTCGATAG